A window of the Cucurbita pepo subsp. pepo cultivar mu-cu-16 chromosome LG01, ASM280686v2, whole genome shotgun sequence genome harbors these coding sequences:
- the LOC111809144 gene encoding MLP-like protein 329, with protein MSLVGKLVSELEINAPAEKYYKVFKDQCFHVPNITPKFIQHVEIHEGDWDSHDHGSIKTWHYTVDGKSEVFKERVEFHDEKFTIVLVGLEGDVFNHYKTFKPVYQVVPKGPSHCLAVLTIEYEKLDDGSPYPYQYIDLMNGITKDIESHLK; from the exons ATGTCTCTGGTCGGGAAACTGGTGAGCGAGCTAGAGATAAACGCACCTGCTGAGAAGTATTACAAAGTCTTCAAGGATCAATGCTTTCATGTTCCTAATATCACCCCAAAATTCATTCAGCACGTTGAGATTCATGAAGGAGATTGGGATAGTCATGACCATGGCTCTATCAAGACCTGGCATTACACAGTTG ATGGGAAGTCTGAGGTTTTCAAAGAGCGAGTGGAATTTCACGACGAGAAATTCACGATAGTTCTAGTTGGATTGGAAGGAGATGTGTTCAATCATTATAAAACTTTCAAGCCGGTATATCAGGTTGTGCCAAAGGGTCCTAGCCATTGTTTGGCAGTTCTAACGATTGAGTATGAGAAACTTGATGATGGCTCTCCTTATCCTTATCAATATATTGATCTCATGAATGGCATCACTAAGGATATTGAATCTCACCTCAAATAA
- the LOC111809151 gene encoding MLP-like protein 329: MSLVGKLVSELEINAPAEKYYKVFKDQCFHVPKITPKIIQHVEIHDGDWDSHDHGSIKTWHYTVDGKSEIFKERVEFHDEKFTVVLVGLEGDVFNHYKTFKPVYQVVPKGPSHCLAVLTIEYEKLDDGSPYPYKYIDLMNGITKDIESHLK, translated from the exons ATGTCTCTGGTCGGGAAATTGGTGAGCGAGCTAGAGATAAACGCACCTGCTGAGAAGTATTACAAAGTCTTCAAGGATCAATGTTTTCATGTTCCTAAAATCACCCCAAAAATCATTCAGCATGTTGAAATTCATGATGGAGATTGGGATAGCCATGATCATGGCTCTATCAAGACCTGGCATTACACAGTTG ATGGGAAGTCTGAGATTTTCAAAGAGCGAGTGGAATTTCATGACGAGAAATTCACGGTAGTTCTGGTTGGATTGGAAGGAGATGTGTTCAATCATTATAAAACCTTCAAGCCGGTATATCAGGTTGTGCCAAAGGGTCCTAGCCATTGTTTGGCAGTTCTGACGATTGAGTATGAGAAACTTGATGATGGCTCTCCTTATCCTTATAAGTATATTGATCTCATGAATGGTATCACTAAGGATATTGAATCTCACCTCAAATAA
- the LOC111809157 gene encoding MLP-like protein 328, producing MSLVGKLVSELEINIPAEKYYKVFKDQCFHVPKITPKIIQHVEIHDGDWDSHDHGSIKTWHYTVDGKSEVFKERVEFHDEKFMVVLVGLEGDLFNHYKTFKPVCQVVPKGPSHCLAVLTIEYEKLDDGSPYPFKYIDLMNGITKDIESHLK from the exons ATGTCTCTGGTCGGAAAGCTGGTGAGCGAGCTAGAGATAAACATACCTGCTGAGAAGTATTACAAAGTCTTCAAGGATCAATGCTTTCATGTTCCTAAAATCACCCCAAAAATCATTCAGCACGTTGAAATTCATGATGGAGATTGGGATAGCCACGACCATGGCTCTATCAAGACCTGGCATTACACAGTTG ACGGGAAGTCTGAGGTTTTCAAAGAGCGAGTGGAATTTCATGACGAGAAATTCATGGTagttttggttggattggaAGGAGATTTGTTCAATCATTATAAAACCTTCAAGCCGGTTTGTCAGGTTGTGCCAAAGGGTCCTAGCCATTGTTTGGCAGTTCTGACGATTGAGTATGAGAAACTTGATGATGGCTCTCCTTATCCTTTTAAGTATATTGATCTCATGAATGGTATCACTAAGGATATTGAATCTCACCTCAAATAA
- the LOC111809269 gene encoding inactive leucine-rich repeat receptor-like serine/threonine-protein kinase At1g60630 translates to MKLMVMRYSPFFFVLLFCVLPLVRAGDEEALLALKDSLDPGNSLPWRGSSVCHWQGVKECKNGRVTKLVLEHLNLSGVLNHKILNRLDQLRVLSFKGNSLSGRIPDLSGLVNLKSLYLNDNNFSGEFPSSISDLHRLKVVVLSGNQISGPIPDSLLKLRRLYVLHLQDNQLTGSIPPFNQTSLRFFNVSNNHLSGDIPETPALLRFNVSSFSGNLELCGKQVQNPCGNIAIAPSLSPSYSQILSSSSSSRHKKMVRIIAGSVGGFVGLLLIILLLCMICKCRERESLAEVRNKGIGDEGMGMGMEETSGTASGSREVNNGGKQGGFSWESEGLGSLVFCGAGDQKMTYSLEDLLKASAETLGRGTIGSTYKAVMESGYIVTVKRLKDARYPRAEEFGRQMEVLGRLRHPNLVPLRAYFQAKEERLLVYDYFPNGSLFSLIHGSRTSGGGKPLHWTSCLKIAEDLASGLLYIHQNPGSIHGNLKSSNVLLGSDFESCLTDYGLNLFRDPDSLEEPSATSLFYRAPECRDIRKPTTQQADVYSFGVLLLELLTGKTPFQDLVQEHGSDIPKWVSSVREEETESGDDPTSGNEASEEKLQALLNIAMACVSLMPQNRPTMRDVLKMIRDTRAEAQISSNSSDHSPGRWSDIVQSLPREEHLSI, encoded by the exons ATGAAACTGATGGTAATGAGGTACTCTCCATTCTTCTTCGTCTTGTTGTTCTGTGTACTGCCTCTGGTTCGGGCTGGAGATGAAGAAGCTCTGTTAGCACTGAAAGATTCTCTCGACCCTGGGAACTCGCTTCCATGGCGAGGAAGCTCTGTGTGCCACTGGCAAGGCGTGAAAGAGTGCAAGAATGGGCGGGTAACTAAGCTTGTTTTGGAGCATCTAAATCTCTCTGGCGTTCTTAACCACAAGATTTTGAATCGTTTAGATCAGCTTCGTGTTCTCAGTTTCAAAGGAAATTCACTCTCTGGCCGAATCCCTGATCTCTCAGGTCTTGTTAATCTCAAATCCCTCTATCTTAACGACAACAACTTTTCCGGCGAGTTCCCGAGCTCCATCTCCGATCTCCATCGCTTGAAGGTCGTTGTTCTTTCCGGTAATCAAATATCTGGCCCCATTCCAGACTCGCTGCTCAAACTCCGGCGTCTCTATGTCCTACACCTGCAGGACAACCAACTCACCGGCTCCATCCCACCTTTCAACCAAACCAGTCTCCGATTCTTCAATGTCTCTAACAATCACCTCTCCGGCGACATCCCAGAAACCCCCGCCTTGCTCCGCTTCAATGTCTCGTCATTTTCCGGCAACCTGGAACTTTGCGGAAAACAAGTTCAAAACCCCTGTGGAAATATTGCCATTGCGCCATCATTAAGTCCCTCTTATTCACAAATCCTGAGCTCAAGCTCGTCTTCAAGACACAAAAAAATGGTCAGGATAATAGCAGGAAGCGTTGGTGGGTTTGTCGGGCTGCTATTAATCATTCTTTTATTGTGTATGATTTGCAAATGTAGGGAAAGAGAGAGCCTAGCGGAAGTTAGAAACAAAGGAATCGGCGACGAGGGGATGGGGATGGGGATGGAGGAAACATCTGGAACTGCCAGCGGGAGCAGAGAAGTTAATAACGGTGGGAAGCAAGGGGGATTTTCATGGGAAAGTGAAGGACTAGGGAGTCTAGTGTTCTGCGGAGCAGGGGATCAGAAAATGACTTATAGCTTGGAAGATCTGTTGAAAGCTTCGGCGGAGACTTTGGGCAGAGGGACCATCGGAAGCACATACAAGGCAGTGATGGAATCTGGGTATATTGTGACGGTGAAGCGGCTGAAGGATGCAAGGTACCCACGAGCCGAGGAATTCGGACGGCAGATGGAAGTTCTTGGGCGGCTCAGACACCCCAACTTGGTCCCTCTCAGGGCCTATTTCCAGGCTAAGGAGGAACGCCTTCTCGTATACGATTATTTCCCCAATGGCAGtctcttctctctcatccACG GATCGAGAACTTCAGGCGGAGGAAAGCCTCTTCATTGGACATCCTGCCTCAAAATAGCCGAAGACTTGGCCAGTGGTCTACTCTACATCCACCAGAACCCAGGCTCAATACATGGAAACCTCAAATCCTCAAACGTACTATTAGGATCGGATTTCGAGTCGTGTCTTACTGATTATGGTCTTAACTTATTCCGAGATCCAGATTCGCTCGAAGAACCTAGTGCAACTTCGCTCTTTTACCGTGCTCCCGAATGCCGCGACATCCGTAAGCCAACCACACAACAAGCAGACGTCTATAGTTTTGGTGTTCTTCTGTTGGAGCTTCTTACAGGAAAAACACCCTTCCAAGATCTTGTTCAAGAACATGGCTCCGACATTCCCAAGTGGGTTAGCTCAGTTAGAGAAGAGGAGACGGAGTCTGGGGATGATCCCACGTCTGGTAATGAGGCATCGGAAGAGAAACTTCAAGCTCTTTTGAACATAGCAATGGCTTGTGTTTCACTTATGCCGCAGAACCGACCTACAATGAGGGATGTACTAAAGATGATAAGAGATACAAGAGCAGAGGCTCAAATATCATCCAACAGTAGTGATCATTCACCAGGGAGATGGTCTGATATTGTCCAAAGTTTGCCCAGGGAAGAACATTTAAGCATTTGA
- the LOC111805627 gene encoding gibberellin 2-beta-dioxygenase 8-like: MTDSNPPLFHRYELLLQSKAQLQLLNNGNQQINSVMEECQLPLIDLTGLESSNEKERRACSREIFGASAEWGFFQVINHGIRTELLSRMSKEQMKLFGVPFEKKSTSGILDHSYRWGTPTAAHPNQFSWSEAFHIPLTKVSEAACYGEFINLREVMEELATAMSKLARSLAGVLVECLGHRKEIFDDICDESTCFLRLNHYPICPFPGEVSGLVPHTDSDFLTILHQDRSGGLQLMKGSQWVAVKPNPEALVVNIGDLLQVWSNDTYKSVKHRVVTNSMRERYSIAYFLCPSYHSPIGSCRQPSPYRHFTFAEYRKQVRDDVEKIGYKVGLSKFRLVNINTNSNSNN; encoded by the exons ATGACGGACTCCAACCCACCACTCTTCCATCGATATGAGTTGCTTTTGCAATCCAAAGCTCAATTACAACTACTTAACAATGGCAATCAACAAATTAACTCTGTCATGGAGGAATGTCAGCTTCCTCTTATTGATCTTACAGGTTTGGAAAGTAGCAATGAAAAGGAGAGGAGGGCTTGCAGTAGAGAAATTTTTGGAGCGTCGGCAGAATGGGGATTCTTCCAAGTGATAAACCATGGGATACGCACAGAGCTGCTGAGCAGAATGAGCAAAGAACAAATGAAGTTATTTGGGGTAccatttgagaaaaaatctaCAAGTGGGATTTTGGATCATTCTTACAGATGGGGAACACCAACTGCAGCCCACCCAAACCAGTTCTCTTGGTCTGAAGCTTTTCACATTCCCCTCACAAAGGTCTCTGAAGCTGCCTGCTATGGCGAGTTCATTAACTTAAG GGAAGTGATGGAGGAACTGGCAACCGCCATGTCGAAGTTAGCAAGATCTTTAGCAGGAGTTTTAGTGGAGTGTTTGGGCCACCGAAAAGAAATATTTGACGATATCTGCGACGAAAGCACATGCTTCCTCCGATTGAATCATTACCCAATCTGTCCATTTCCCGGCGAAGTTTCCGGCCTGGTGCCCCACACGGACAGCGATTTTCTTACCATACTTCATCAAGATCGCAGCGGCGGGCTGCAGCTGATGAAAGGATCGCAATGGGTAGCTGTAAAACCCAATCCAGAAGCCCTTGTTGTCAACATTGGAGATCTTCTACAG GTGTGGAGCAATGATACTTACAAAAGTGTGAAGCACAGGGTCGTGACTAATTCAATGCGGGAAAGATATTCGATAGCGTACTTCCTCTGCCCTTCTTATCATTCTCCAATTGGGAGTTGCAGACAACCTTCACCGTATAGACACTTCACTTTCGCTGAGTACAGAAAGCAAGTTAGAGATGATGTGGAAAAAATTGGATACAAAGTAGGTCTTTCAAAATTTCGGCTCGTCAATATCAATACcaattcaaactcaaataaCTAG